In the genome of Lentisphaera araneosa HTCC2155, the window CGCCAAAACACATCCCGAAAAACTCGAGTCTATGGTGAAATTTTGGACCGAACAAGCGGAAAGAACTCTCGTTACGCCCTGGCCCAAAAGCAAGAATAAAAAGACAAAAAAGAAGCCAAAGAAAAACCCAACTAAATAACTTGGCTTTAATATTTAATAAAACTTTAACAAAAATCAATTTGGGAGTAAGAATAACATAATTTTTTCGTATATATTTATATAGTGTGAATGATAAAGGTGATAAATTATGTTAAATCGCAGGAACTTCTTCAAAGCGGGCGCCGCTTTTGGCGGTGCGCTCTCCATGCCCGGCTTGGCCGCCGACAAAGGTAATATTCGCGCCAAGTCAGTCATTCACATCTACCTACCTGGTGGCTTATCTGCCCAAGAGAGTTTTGACCCCAAACCCTATAATCCATCGGAATACCGCGGGCCTTTTTCTTCTATCTCCACAAAAATCACTGGCGAACGTTTCAGCGAAAATTTGCGCAAAACAGCTCAAGTCGCCGATAAAATTTGCGTTATTCGCAGTATGACTCATGGTGAGGCCGCTCACGAGCGCGGCACCCACAACATGCTCACGGGCTACCGTCCCAACCCCGCCGTTGTCTACCCGAGCTTAGGTTCTATCACCGCCCAACAACTGGGCACGCGCAATGACATCCCTCCCTACGTCTGCATTCCAAAAGCCTTTAACGAATACTCAGGCCGAGGCTTTTTAAGTAGTGCTTACTCACCTTTTTCTACTGGAGGCGACCCTTCGAGTAGCAAATTCAAAGTCCAAAACTTGCAACGTCATGACAAGCTCACGGAAGAGCGCTTTAATCGCCGTAAAAATATTTTAGCGGATATGAATAGCCTTTCAGCTATTAATCACGAAGCCGAGATCGTATCGGCCATGAACGCCTTCAATGAAGAATCTTATAAACTCATGAATTCCCCGACTGCCGTGGCAGCTTTTGATTTGAGTAAAGAAAAGAATTCTACCAAAGATTGGTACGGGCGTAATCAAACGGGTCAACGTTTGCTTTTAGCACGCCGTTTAGTGGAAGCCGGTTCACGTTACGTGGCCCTCACTGCCGGTGGCTGGGATCATCACGACAAGATCCGCGATGGCATCCGCAAACATCTACCTCCACTCGACCAAGCTTTTGCCGCACTCATCAAGGACTTGGATCAACGTGGCTTACTCGATTCCACTTTAGTCATTTTAAATTCAGAATTTGGACGAACTCCGAAAATCAATAAAACCGCTGGCCGCGATCATTACCCAAAAGTTTTCAGCATGGTAATGGCAGGCGGAGGCATTAAACGCGGTTATATACACGGAAAATCAGATACCACTTCAAGTACAGTTGAAGATAGCCCCGTAGAAGTTGCGGATTACGCAAGAACTGTCTACACACTCATGGGCATTGACCCTGATAAAGCTATTATGTCTCCAGGAGAGAGACCCGTTCGCCTTGTTTATGGAGGTCAGGTAGTTAATGACATCTTGGCTTAAGTTCCTCCATCTTTTTGTCTCCATTCAACTCCCAAGCCACGCTTTAGTTGAAGTCAAAAAACTTTTCCCTATGGGAGCTCAAAAAGGCTCTCAAACTGAGCTCGTCTTCGAGGGAAGTAACTTCAAGTTTGCAAAAGATATCCTTTTTTACAAAGAGGGCATTAAATTGGACAAAATGGAATTAGAGAAAAATAAATTAAAAGTCAAAATCACTGTAAGTGCTGATGCTGAAACCGGGCTTCACCCCTTTCGAGTTCTTGGTGAAGATGGCTTAAGCAATATGCGTTATATCCATATTGCCCCCTACCCTGAAATCATCAAAACTAGCAAAAACCTCAGCTTTGACAAAGCCTACGAACTCACTGTTCCTTGTAGCGTTAATGCTCGGCTCACGAACCGTTTCATCGATCACTACCGCTTCAAACTAAAGAAAGGACAGCAAATTACGGCCTCCTTAAAATGCCTGAACCTCGCCATTGGCTTTTATGATTGTCAGATTAAAATCTTTGATAAAGATCAAAAGCAAATTGCTTTTAATGATGATTCTCTCCTACTTAAACAGGACCCCATGATTAACTTCACTGCGACCTATGAAGGTGATTATTACCTACAAGTTCACGATTATCGTTTCGGAGGTGGTGAATATCGCTTACACCTCGCCCCCGTACTGAATGCAATTCAAGTTTTTCCTGCGGGCTCAGAAGCCAAGAAGAGTGAAAAGCTACTTTGTTTCTATGGGGATGAAATCACTACAGAGAAAACGATCACCGTGAAAGAAGGCATGAAGCAAATTTTACTTGATCAAAATTCGGTTCACCACGTCCCCTTTCACGTCTCGCATCACAAGAATTTCTTTGACCAAGAAAAGGGCTATGAAAAAGATAAGGCGACTCATTGCCCCGATTTCCCCCTCGCACTCAATGGCAGACTCGATCAAAAACAGGATGTGGACTGGTTCAGTTTCAAAGCACCCAAAGATGGTCAACTTGAGATCCAAGTCCTCGCCCGTCAATTGCGTTCCCCATTGGATGCGCTCTTGGAGTTTTATAATAAAGATGGCAAGCTCATCAAACGACAAGATGATAGTGGTTCACTTGACCCAAAAGTGATCAGCAAAGTTAAAAAAGACGAAACTTACTTTGTCAAAATTCGCGACTTCAACAAGAACTATTCGCCTCGTTTTATTTATCGCATCCTCGTTGACTACCAAAAGCCACAATTAAAGTTCACCTTGAACCCCTCCCAACAAAGAACTCATAAAGGGCAGTTGATCAACATCAGCCCAGAATCCAATCGCTTGGTTATTTTTGATTTAAACCGCGAAAATGCGAAATCCGCAATTGATTACAGCTTTTCCAATTTACCTCAAACACTCACCTACAAAGTTTTGGCACACCCCGAGAAGAGCAATAAAATCCCCGTTCTTTTTTCTCTTAAAAAGGATTCAAAATTATGGAGCACTCACTTATCCGCACAAGTCAAAAATGCCGAAGTAAAAGAGGCTCATTATAAAGAAAGCTTAATCATGCTCATGGGACCCAACAATAAAGAATACCGTCATTACCGTGGTGAAACACTTGCAACTGCGAGCACAGTTGCTGCCCCCTACAGTGTCGAGATCGTAAATAACACCAGCCCCATGCCTCGCTTTGGCAATCACATAAGTAAAATTCGCGTTCATCGCAAAGAAGGTTTTAAAGGCGAAGTCACCATCAAGGCCAAATCGGTCTTACCTGGCCTTTCCATGCGGGATCAAATTAAAATCCCTGCTGATAAAAACGAAATTGACTACTCAATCCAAGCCTCATCAAGCACCCCTTTGGGGAAGTGGCCATTCGTTTTCGATGCCATAAGTAAACACGAGGGCAAAGATTTTAACCTCAGTTCCAATTCCCAAGAAATCGACATCCAAGAGCATTACTTCGATTTAAAAATGAAACAGTACTCGCTTCAACGCGGACAAGAACGAGAAATCACAGTTGATATCACGGCTCGCAAAACGCCACAATTTCCAATTAAGGCGACTCTTCTAGGCCTACCTAATGGCATAAAGGCTGAACCCATTGAAATTAATAAGATCGACAAAACCCTCACTTTTAAAATTTCTGCTAGCGAAAGTGCCAACATCGGTTACCACCGCAACGGCTACATACGTTTCGACTTCACTCACAATGGTCATCAGCTCAATCAAAACTTGCGTTGCAATGGCACGATCTACGTTCCTAAACCTAAAAAGAAGAAGTCATCGTGAAATATCTCATCAGCTTTTTAATCCTATGGACTTCGAGCCTTTGGGCACTTCCCATCGAAGAGCTCCAAATCTCTCCAAAGACTCTCTACCTCGATCACAAATCTGATTCTCAAGCTTTTGTGGCCCAAGGCACCCTTGCAGACCTAAGTACCGTTGACTTAAGTTCAAAAGTTAAGATTGAAATCCAAGATCCGACTCTCGTTAAATATCAGAATGCCAGCTTTATTCCTCTCAAAAAGGGGAAGACTTCGGTAAAAGTCTCCTATCAAGACAAAGTTGAAACTCTTTCCATTGAAGTTAAAAAAATTGAAGAGAAAGAAAAGGCTAGCTTTGCCCTCGACGTGGTTCCCGTACTTACTGGAGCGGGATGTAATAGCGGTGGCTGTCACGGGGCATCTCGTGGACAAGAAAAATTTCATCTCTCCCTCTTTGGTTACGACCCCATGGGTGATTTTCGACGTATTAAATTCGATCTATCTGGACGTCGTATTAACTTAGCCGTTCCTGCAGATAGCCTACTCCTCCAAAAAGCTGTCAAAACGGTTCCACACACGGGAGGTAAGCTCTTCGAAAAGGATTCAAAACACTATAAAACAATTCTTTCTTGGCTCGAAAGTGGCGCCCCCGTCGATCAAAAAGATATTAAAAAAGCCGTCAAACTAGAAGTCTTCCCAAAGCGTTCAGTGATGTTCGGCAAGGCCAAGCAAAAAATTTCTGTTCGCGTTACTTATTCCGATGGTACTGACCGCGACGTCACCGACCTCTGCGCCTTCTTCACTAGTGACTCGAGTTCTGCAGAAGTAGAAGACAAATCTTTTATTAGTTCAAAAATTCCTGGTGAAGCCCACCTCATGGTACGTTACGGCACGCTAAATGCCCTCAGCACTTGCATTGTTATCCCCGAAAAAGCTGAAACTTTCACTGCAATCGCCGAGAAAAATTATATCGACAAAGCCAACAATAATAAATGGCAACGCCTGCGCATGCAGCCCAATAAACTTTGTAGTGATCAAGTCTTTATCCGCCGCCTCTATATCGATCTCTGTGGGCGCTTACCAAATGAAGATGAGTATCATGCTTTTATCAATGATAAAACGACAAACAAACGAGACCTCTTAGTGGACAAACTTGTTCAAAGTCCTGATTTCATGGATCTTTGGGCTATGAAGTTTAGCGAACTCTTACAAATCCGTACTGACAACAATTACGACCTCAAAAACGTGATTTTGTACTCATCTTGGGTTCGCGACCAGTTTCACCAAGGCAAGAAGTTTAACGAGATCACTCACCAACTGATCACTGCTTCAGGCAATAGTTTTGCGAATCCCGCAGCCAACTTTTATCAAATTCAAAATGATAATAAAATCATCAGTGAAAACGTCGCTCAAGTCTTTATGGGTATCCGTTTGCAATGCTCGCAATGCCACAACCACCCTTTTGATCGCTGGACTATGGACGACTACTACTCTTACTCCTCTTTCTTTGCGCATGTTGGTCGTAAGAACGCGGAAGACCCCCGTGCTCAAATCGTCTACAATAAAAATTCTGGCGATATCAAACACCCCGTCTACAAAAAAGCTCTCGATCCAAAATTCCTTGGTGGAGAGACTCCCACAGATAAAAAAATCGATCGTCGCAAGCTTTTGGCTGATTGGCTAACTGATAAACAAAACCCCTACTTCGCCTCGACCCTTGCCAATCGCATGTGGGAACATTTCTTTGGCCGCGGCATTATTCATCCTGTTGATGATCGCCGTCTGAGTAATCCCCCTGCCAATCCCGAGTTACTGGACGCACTCAGCAAAAAGTTTATCGAGTACGACTTCGACCTCATTCGCCTTGCCAAAGATATCTGTAAGTCAAATACTTATAGCCTTGCCAGTTCAAGTTTAGACTCGAAAGGAAACTTAGATAAATACTTTGCCACGGCACCCATACGCCGTATACGCGCTGAGGTCTTGCTCAATGCCATCACTCAAATCACCGAAACCAAAAATTACTTTAGCAATAGCTATATGGATGCCAAAGCCACTCAATTACTCGTCAGCAACTCTGGCAGCTCTTTCCTCAACACCTTCGGCCGCGTCAACCGCAAGAGCCCCACTATTGCCTGCGAATCTATGACTGAACCGAATCTCGCTCAATCACTCGAATTACTTAATGGTAAAACTATTAATGATAAAATTAACGGCAGCCCTTTTGTTCAACGAGCCATGAATGAAAAATGGGATCCGGAAAAATTCATCAACACACTCTATATTCGAGCGCTATCTCGTCCTCCCACTGCACAGGAGATGGAAAAGCTTAAAGCACTCTATACCAATCCAGAAAACCCCCGCGACCTTCACCAAGATGTTTTTTGGGCCATCTTAAACTCAAAGGAGTTTATTTTTGTTCGCTAAATTTCACAGCATACTTATCACTCTACTTTTCTGTGGCTCTCTTCAAGCCCAGAAGGTCACCTACGACGACCACGTCCGCCAAATTTTTAAAGCAGATTGTAGTGAATGCCATAATGCCAATAAAGCCAAAGGTGGACTCGACCTGACTTCCTATGCCCAAACGATGGCAGGTTCATCTGCCGGGAGCATTATTGAAGCTGGCGACCCCGAGAGCTCGGTCCTATTTGAGTGTATCACTACAAATGATAGCGATATTCGCATGCCTCCCAAAGGTGCTCACATGAATAAAAATGATGTGGAAATGATCAAACGATGGATTCTCGGTGGGGGGCTTGAGAACCGCAGTAGTAAAAAGAAGATCTTTGTGAAAAATGATGCCTTTAAAGCCAGCGAAAGCAAAAAAGGGCAAGTCATCATGCCCCAGCAACTCAACCTCATTCCCTGGCATTTTCATCAGCACCATGGACCTGCCAGGAGCATGGCAGCGAGTCCTTTCTCCCCTCTTATTGCCTTTGGTCTCTACAAACAAGTTTCACTCTACCACAGCGACACACAGAAGCTCTTGGGTTATTTAGATTTCCCCGAGGGTAATATTAATGATTTGAGTTTCAGTGCTGATGGTCAGTATTTATTAG includes:
- a CDS encoding DUF1501 domain-containing protein; protein product: MLNRRNFFKAGAAFGGALSMPGLAADKGNIRAKSVIHIYLPGGLSAQESFDPKPYNPSEYRGPFSSISTKITGERFSENLRKTAQVADKICVIRSMTHGEAAHERGTHNMLTGYRPNPAVVYPSLGSITAQQLGTRNDIPPYVCIPKAFNEYSGRGFLSSAYSPFSTGGDPSSSKFKVQNLQRHDKLTEERFNRRKNILADMNSLSAINHEAEIVSAMNAFNEESYKLMNSPTAVAAFDLSKEKNSTKDWYGRNQTGQRLLLARRLVEAGSRYVALTAGGWDHHDKIRDGIRKHLPPLDQAFAALIKDLDQRGLLDSTLVILNSEFGRTPKINKTAGRDHYPKVFSMVMAGGGIKRGYIHGKSDTTSSTVEDSPVEVADYARTVYTLMGIDPDKAIMSPGERPVRLVYGGQVVNDILA
- a CDS encoding DUF1549 domain-containing protein; this translates as MKYLISFLILWTSSLWALPIEELQISPKTLYLDHKSDSQAFVAQGTLADLSTVDLSSKVKIEIQDPTLVKYQNASFIPLKKGKTSVKVSYQDKVETLSIEVKKIEEKEKASFALDVVPVLTGAGCNSGGCHGASRGQEKFHLSLFGYDPMGDFRRIKFDLSGRRINLAVPADSLLLQKAVKTVPHTGGKLFEKDSKHYKTILSWLESGAPVDQKDIKKAVKLEVFPKRSVMFGKAKQKISVRVTYSDGTDRDVTDLCAFFTSDSSSAEVEDKSFISSKIPGEAHLMVRYGTLNALSTCIVIPEKAETFTAIAEKNYIDKANNNKWQRLRMQPNKLCSDQVFIRRLYIDLCGRLPNEDEYHAFINDKTTNKRDLLVDKLVQSPDFMDLWAMKFSELLQIRTDNNYDLKNVILYSSWVRDQFHQGKKFNEITHQLITASGNSFANPAANFYQIQNDNKIISENVAQVFMGIRLQCSQCHNHPFDRWTMDDYYSYSSFFAHVGRKNAEDPRAQIVYNKNSGDIKHPVYKKALDPKFLGGETPTDKKIDRRKLLADWLTDKQNPYFASTLANRMWEHFFGRGIIHPVDDRRLSNPPANPELLDALSKKFIEYDFDLIRLAKDICKSNTYSLASSSLDSKGNLDKYFATAPIRRIRAEVLLNAITQITETKNYFSNSYMDAKATQLLVSNSGSSFLNTFGRVNRKSPTIACESMTEPNLAQSLELLNGKTINDKINGSPFVQRAMNEKWDPEKFINTLYIRALSRPPTAQEMEKLKALYTNPENPRDLHQDVFWAILNSKEFIFVR